One Salvelinus fontinalis isolate EN_2023a chromosome 11, ASM2944872v1, whole genome shotgun sequence DNA window includes the following coding sequences:
- the LOC129865543 gene encoding astrocytic phosphoprotein PEA-15, giving the protein MSEYSSLLSDLSENITNEDLDQLKSACKEDITEDQSNTITSSKEWFNYLEKNEKLAQDNLSYIEHIFEISRRPDLLTRVIEYRTTVLKISEDDEIDTKLTRIPSAKKYKDIIRQPSEDEIIKLAPPPKKV; this is encoded by the exons ATGTCGGAGtacagttctttgctcagtgacCTGTCTGAGAACATCACCAACGAGGACTTGGACCAACTCAAGTCAGCCTGCAAGGAGGACATCACAGAAGACCAGAGCAACACAATCACCTCCTCCAAGGAGTGGTTCAACTACCTGGAGAAAAACGAAAAGCTGGcacagg ATAACCTGTCGTACATCGAGCACATCTTTGAGATATCACGACGACCAGACCTGCTGACCCGGGTCATTGAGTATCGCACCACCGTACTCAAGATCTCTGAGGACGACGAGATCGACACCAAGCTCACACGCATCCCCTCCGCCAAGAAATACAAAG atATCATTCGCCAACCCTCTGAAGACGAGATCATCAAGTTGGCTCCTCCCCCTAAAAAAGTGTGA